Proteins co-encoded in one Uloborus diversus isolate 005 chromosome 9, Udiv.v.3.1, whole genome shotgun sequence genomic window:
- the LOC129230365 gene encoding protein artichoke-like yields the protein MSFIFIYVTHFCLLGVFLWSGINGSALKYLETSKGVPCQEIFKNYYLPCICSFDVENSSAINCNGITFLREFPILPHRQKIHSFSQSGSGLQSLEAQLFTASSIPLRMLDFSNNLLRRITERTFDGIEGTLKELNLQNNKLGDQLNSVFSSNEFHKLSSLEKLDLSRNEIKEFQSGIFSGLDNLQELVLEGNRITTIPRSAIHGLQSLISLHLQSNYILEIGVHSFPNLTKLQFLNLSSNDIIAVQSDALSALPSLKTLILTNNQIKFLGSSFLNGLQHLESLDISQNLLEDLVLDTTDLPIKKLVLHSNKIRTLRNILLNKFSSLEYLDVRRNRIFEISPNAFSSMKSLKELHLDTNAVRKVTNISFIGLDNLSDLTLNDNRILAFPTEALSSLKSLKKLNLDYNRIAAISREILAPIKLNKELSLAFNLISEIPDETFMEFQYLELLNLHGNKITDFSQRKTGGLENSLLFLDIGYNEITELPKLHFSNLLILSAAKNKISHIRAETLKSLTKLLYLNVSYNMVKDFSPDLFLPLTNMERLDLQHNLLKSVPMAAFQNLSILEINLKANQIQELQENTFVNLQRLKSLDLSLNKIGNIAGKSFSNTPNIEYLNLMENELTVFRGDEFSSKTKIKSLTLSRNKIAFLYSESFALHPRIRYLDLSFNVLTFFPYETINSLTDLIHINMEGNKLHTIGDGYLSNLPYLREIDLQNNLISKIGEYAFSNSSNLKTINLQNNSISSIAENTFNDLNHLELDLSSNNLSFLHGNIFSRAKGLKLEKIDLSRNKFSDFPNEALKKQYSFLEQVNISHNNIRQLPSNADVLVNVKELDVSYNPLSADAHHVLFSEPKSVRNLFVEGVGISNLPTIEYPFLKQLNLKGNKLSEMKANIFERATMLSNLDLSENHISDFNADLLPALSKLSYLQDVDISSNPIRVISQNAFSHFPHMRNLKIKNLQYLSQMSCDSFDDLPRLRRLHVYGFSPSLQINVKQCLQNLTGLEMLGIEIKDLLLKDQLQSIFSPKLDTLLITGSLLRAVSSSAFAGMLSPTIHLQLMDTSIAAFSDKLFLPLPLSSQIEFSVPHNKIEKLSHELLAVLDNKQINIIISGIELNPINCNCHINAFWSWLQDKMNSSFNRHFGLTSLLDVTCHEPATLKGKRIKDIKLSMLVCDSSTSTKVSATMEEMSTFQMPAMEREITTQRDLPFIIFEPPVTKKPSVPLSSIPATSNRSTLTKVDTMIIGIVAGVVAFVCILIIIICIIRLRRAHPLYTAGPLAGPLAFRAEGKCTCLKPPTNSCTCYPMYPMPYSGNGRPMLPLNSQQKMLPLPPPPPSAFMNSIGQSRRLRNTPYYVTYPESDTENK from the exons atgagttttatttttatttatgtaactcATTTTTGCTTGCTGGGTGTTTTCCTTTGGAGTGGAATCAATGGCAGCGCactgaaatatttagaaacatcAAAAGGAGTACCGTgtcaagaaattttcaaaaattactaccTTCCTTGCATATGTAGCTTTGACGTTGAAAATAGTTCTGCAATCAACTGTAATGGAATAACATTCCTGCGGGAATTTCCCATTCTTCCACACAG gcaaaaaattcattcattttctcaaagtggTTCTGGATTACAAAGTCTTGAAGCACAATTATTTACAGCCAGTAGTATCCCTCTTCGTATGCtggatttttcaaacaatttactgCGCAGAATTACTGAACGAACTTTTGATGGAATTGAAGGCACTCTCAAGGaattaaatcttcaaaataacaaacTTGGTGATCAATTGAATTCGGTATTTTCATCCAATGAATTCCACAAATTATCCAGTCTGGAAAAGCTTGATCTCTcgagaaatgaaataaaagagtTCCAATCTGGGATTTTCAGTGGATTAGATAATCTTCAA gaactTGTGTTAGAGGGAAATAGAATTACTACTATTCCTAGATCAGCAATCCATGGTTTACAGTCTTTGATATCCCTTCATCTTCAATCAAATTACATTTTGGAAATAGGCGTCCATTCCTTCCCCAATCTTACaaagttacaatttttaaatctcaGCTCCAATGACATAATAGCGGTTCAAAGTGATGCTTTATCAGCACTTCCAAGTCTGAAAACTCTTATACTTACTAACAATCAAATAAAGTTCTTAGGTTCTAGTTTTCTGAATGGACTTCAGCATCTTGAGAGTTTGGATATATCTCAAAACTTATTAGAAGACTTAGTATTGGATACTACTGATTTGCCTATCAAAAAGTTAGTTTTGCATTCTAACAAAATAAGGACGTTAAGAAACATattattgaataaattttcatctctTGAATATCTTGATGTTCGGAGAAATAGAATATTTGAAATCTCTCCCAATGCTTTTTCCTCcatgaaaagtttaaaagaacTTCACTTGGATACAAATGCTGTTAGAAAAGTAACTAATATATCATTTATCGGATTAGACAACCTTTCTGATTTGACTTTGAATGACAATAGAATTTTAGCATTCCCAACTGAAGCATTAAGTTCACTGAAGAGTTTAAAGAAGCTGAATTTAGATTACAACAGAATAGCTGCTATTTCGAGAGAAATTTTAGCtccaattaaattaaataaagaactatCTTTAGCATTCAATTTAATCAGTGAAATACCCGATGAAACTTTTATGGAGTTCCAGTACTTGGAATTACTAAATTTACATGGCAACAAAATAACTGATTTTTCACAAAGGAAGACAGGTGGCTTAGAGAATTCACTGTTATTTTTAGATATTGGTTATAATGAAATTACTGAGCTGCCAAAACTTCACTTTTCTAATCTTTTAATATTAtctgctgcaaaaaataaaatatctcatATACGAGCAGAAACATTGAAGTCATTGACTAAATTGTTGTACTTAAATGTAAGTTACAATATGGTAAAAGATTTTTCACCAGATTTGTTTTTACCCTTAACAAATATGGAACGTTTGGATTTGCAACATAATCTCCTGAAAAGTGTACCCATGGCTGCATTTCAAAATTTGTCTAttttggaaattaatttaaagGCTAATCAAATACAAGAACTTCAAGAAAATACATTTGTTAATTTGCAGCGATTGAAGAGTTTAGATTTGAGCTTAAACAAAATTGGAAATATAGCAGGTAAATCTTTTTCCAATACTCCGAATATTGAATATCTGAATCTCATGGAAAATGAACTAACTGTTTTCAGAGGAGATGAATTTTCCtctaaaaccaaaataaaaagtttgacttTAAGTCGgaacaaaatagcatttttatatTCCGAATCTTTTGCATTACACCCAAGAATAAGATATTTAGACCTCAGCTTcaatgttttgacattttttccttATGAGACAATAAACAGCTTGActgatttaattcatattaacaTGGAGGGAAACAAACTGCATACAATTGGTGATGGATATTTATCCAATTTGCCATATCTGAGGGAGATTGatctacaaaataatttgatCTCTAAGATTGGTGAATATGCATTTTCTAATTCTTCAAACCTGAAAACGATAAATTTGCAAAATAACAGCATTTCTTCAATTGCTGAAAATACCTTTAATGACCTGAATCACTTGGAACTGGACTTGAGCAGTAATAATTTATCGTTTTTGCATGGCAATATTTTTTCCCGGGCAAAAGGATTAAAGCTAGAGAAAATTGATTTATCAAGAAATAAGTTTTCGGATTTTCCTAATGAAGCTTTGAAAAAACAGTATTCTTTCTTGGAACAAGTCAACATTTCACACAATAACATTAGACAATTGCCATCTAATGCCGATGTATTAGTGAATGTGAAAGAGTTGGATGTCTCATATAACCCACTTTCTGCAGATGCTCATCATGTGTTATTTAGCGAACCTAAAAGTGTTAGAAATCTTTTCGTTGAAGGCGTCGGAATTTCAAATCTGCCTACAATCGAGTATCCATTTCTGAAACAATTAAATCTGAAAGGCAACAAACTATCTGAAATGAAAGCTAATATTTTTGAGAGAGCTACTATGTTGTCAAATTTAGATTTATCAGAAAACCACATATCTGATTTTAATGCAGATTTACTGCCAGCTTTAAGTAAATTATCTTATTTACAAGACGTTGACATTTCTAGCAATCCGATTCGTGTTATTTCACAAAATGCCTTTTCACATTTTCCACACATGAgaaacttgaaaattaaaaatttgcaatatCTTTCACAAATGAGCTGTGATAGCTTCGATGACTTACCTCGACTTCGTAGACTGCATGTCTATGGATTCAGCCCGTCCCTACAAATTAATGTAAAGCAGTGTTTACAGAACCTGACTGGTTTGGAAATGTTGGGAATTGAAATCAAAGATTTGCTGCTAAAAGACCAacttcaaagtattttttcaccGAAACTCGACACTCTCCTCATAACTGGTTCGCTCCTGCGTGCGGTCTCATCCAGTGCCTTTGCTGGTATGCTAAGCCCAACCATTCACTTGCAGTTAATGGACACTTCGATTGCTGCTTTTTCTGACAAGCTTTTCTTGCCCCTTCCACTCTCATCTCAGATTGAGTTTAGCGTTCCACACAATAAAATTGAGAAACTGTCACATGAGCTGTTAGCTGTTCTAGATAATAAACAAATCAACATTATCATTTCTGGAATTGAACTAAATCCAATCAATTGCAACTGTCACATCAATGCCTTTTGGTCTTGGCTTCAAGACAAAATGAATTCCTCTTTCAACAGACATTTTGGACTCACTTCTTTACTTGATGTAACATGCCATGAACCAGCTACGCTAAAAGGGAAAAGAATTAAAGATATTAAACTTAGCATGttggtctgtgatagcagcactTCAACTAAAGTATCTGCCACCATGGAGGAAATGTCTACTTTCCAAATGCCAGCTATGGAGCGAGAAATAACAACTCAGAGAGATCTTCCCTTCATCATATTTGAACCTCCTGTTACTAAAAAACCATCAGTGCCTCTATCGTCTATTCCAGCAACAAGTAACCGTAGTACTTTAACAAAGGTTGATACAATGATCATAGGTATTGTAGCCGGGGTTGTtgcttttgtgtgtattttaataattattatttgtattataaGACTTCGGCGGGCTCACCCACTATACACAGCTGGACCTTTAGCTGGGCCATTAGCATTTAGGGCTGAAGGAAAATGTACTTGCTTAAAACCGCCAACTAATAGTTGTACATGTTACCCTATGTATCCAATGCCTTATTCTGGAAATGGAAGGCCTATGCTACCTCTAAATTCTCAGCAGAAAATGTTACCCCTACCTCCGCCTCCTCCATCTGCTTTTATGAACTCTATAGGACAATCTAGAAGACTTAGAAACACTCCATATTATGTAACATATCCTGAAAGTGACACAGAGaacaaatga